Sequence from the Luteibacter aegosomaticola genome:
GGGAGCCCACCATCGCGGTGATCGGTACCGGTCCCGATGTCGTATACCCCAGCAAGCACCATGCGCTTGCCCGGCGAATCGCCGAACAGGGCGCCATCGTTAGCGAATTCGCGCCGGGAACGCCCTCTCGGGCGATGAACTTCCCGATGCGCAACCGGATCATCGCCGGTCTCAGCCTGGGCGTCCTGGTCGTCGAGGCGGGCCTGAAGTCGGGATCCCTGATCACGGCTCGCCAGGCGGGCGAGCTGGGGCGCGAGGTCTTTGCCATGCCGGGCTCGATTCATAACCCCCTGGCCGAAGGCTGCCACTCGCTCATCGCCGATGGGGCGCGGCTCGTCCAGCGCAGCGATGAGATTCTGGCGGCCCTCGGCCCGGCCGCCCTCGAGCTGGCCGCCGATCTCCGGGCCCGGCTGGCGCTTGAGCCCCAACCCGGGGCGCCAAAGCGGCAAAAAGGGCCCTTCGATTGGCGGGACGATGAGGAATATCGCCGCCTCCTCGACGCCATGGGTTACGATCCCGTCCTTTTGGACGCCCTTGTGGGCAGCACGGCCCTCTCCCCGGGTGCCTTGTCTTCGATGCTGTTGATGCTGGAGCTGGAGGGCGAGATTGCTAGCCTTCCGGGGAACCGGTACCAGCGGGTGGTGCGTTAATCGCCGCTTGACAGGCAACACGAGGGTGTGTTTCCAACTAAATATAGACACCGGCTAGGGTTCACTTGCTCTAGCGGATTTCGGAATAGCGAACGCATGGCAAAGAACCTCCTCATCGTCGAATCGCCGGCCAAGGCCAAGACGATCAACAAGTACCTGGGCACCGATTTCCAGGTGCTGGCTTCGTATGGTCACGTGCGTGACCTGCGGCCGAAGGAGGGTGCGGTCGATCCGGACCACGGCTTCGCCATGGCCTACGAGGTCATCGACCGCAACGAGAAACACGTCGATGCCATTGCCAAGGCGGCCAGCAAGGCCAGCAGCATCTATCTCGCGACCGACTTGGACCGCGAAGGCGAGGCCATCTCCTGGCACATCAGCGAGATCCTGAAGGAGCGCGGCTTGCTCGAGGGCAAGGATGTCCAGCGCGTCGTCTTCAGCGAGATCACGCCGAAGGCCATCAAGGAGGCCGTGGCCAACCCGCGCAAGCTCTCCCACGACCTGGTCGATGCCCAGCAGGCGCGCCGCGCGCTGGATTACCTGGTCGGCTTCAACCTCTCGCCGGTGCTGTGGCGCAAGGTGCAGCGTGGCCTTAGCGCTGGCCGCGTGCAGTCGCCCGCCCTGCGCATGATCGTCGAGCGCGAGCTCGAGATCGAAGCCTTCAAGGCGCGCGAATACTGGACGATCCAGGCCAACCTGACCCACGCCGATGGCGCGTTCGACGCTCGGTTGGTCAAGCTGGATGGCAAGAAGTTCGAGCAGTTCGATCTCACCAACGAAGCCGACGCC
This genomic interval carries:
- the dprA gene encoding DNA-processing protein DprA; translation: MTDSELRDWLLLIRTPGFGGRRLREGLALRGGASGFVDWLQRHAEGLPADTRAWLAAPDEAALARDMAWLQGSDQRLLRCTDEDFPPQLEGLSDAPAALFVKGDAALLLRPQIGIVGARRAQAPGLATARRFASELATGGLLVTSGLADGVDGVAHAGALDAGEPTIAVIGTGPDVVYPSKHHALARRIAEQGAIVSEFAPGTPSRAMNFPMRNRIIAGLSLGVLVVEAGLKSGSLITARQAGELGREVFAMPGSIHNPLAEGCHSLIADGARLVQRSDEILAALGPAALELAADLRARLALEPQPGAPKRQKGPFDWRDDEEYRRLLDAMGYDPVLLDALVGSTALSPGALSSMLLMLELEGEIASLPGNRYQRVVR